The following are encoded in a window of Deinococcus seoulensis genomic DNA:
- a CDS encoding IS66 family transposase, whose product MGTGTTEKDLFEIIRRQSEQIDQLIAENKALKAEIARLKKRIEELERRERKYAAPFSREKRTADPKSPGRRPGEGTFAHKSPPTPEQITATVEVDTPNTCPRCGFTGPLIFTRQDKAWVTELVPQNAMQVTEYHVPVMECPQCHHAVRGDHPDLKADQVGATAHRLGPILHATLQTLHHELGLPVRRIGRVMDLLGGLQITQGAITQAAQRLAADGSALAAHVDALQTQIQQAPFVHHDDTGWRIGAQNAWVGA is encoded by the coding sequence ATGGGCACTGGGACGACTGAGAAGGATCTCTTCGAGATCATCCGTCGCCAGTCCGAGCAGATCGACCAGTTGATCGCCGAAAACAAAGCCCTCAAAGCAGAAATCGCCCGTCTGAAGAAGCGCATCGAGGAACTCGAACGGCGGGAACGCAAGTACGCCGCCCCCTTCAGTCGGGAGAAGCGCACCGCCGATCCCAAATCACCAGGACGCCGTCCTGGTGAAGGCACCTTCGCGCACAAGTCTCCACCCACGCCAGAGCAGATCACGGCCACCGTGGAGGTCGACACGCCCAACACCTGTCCTCGCTGTGGGTTCACGGGGCCGCTGATCTTCACCCGTCAGGACAAGGCATGGGTCACGGAACTCGTCCCCCAGAACGCCATGCAGGTCACCGAGTACCACGTGCCCGTCATGGAGTGCCCGCAGTGTCACCACGCGGTGCGTGGTGACCATCCCGACCTGAAAGCCGATCAGGTCGGTGCGACTGCCCATCGACTCGGCCCCATCCTGCACGCCACCCTTCAGACCCTGCATCACGAGCTGGGCCTCCCGGTCCGCCGCATCGGTCGGGTCATGGACCTCCTCGGCGGCCTCCAGATCACGCAGGGTGCGATCACGCAAGCCGCACAGCGGCTTGCAGCTGACGGCAGCGCCCTGGCGGCCCACGTCGATGCGCTGCAGACACAGATCCAGCAGGCGCCGTTCGTGCATCACGATGACACCGGCTGGCGGATCGGCGCTCAGAACGCCTGGGTAGGAGCCT